In the Lactobacillus paragasseri genome, GGTGGAGCTGGAGGTAATGGAATTATTTTAACTCAAGCTTTACTGAATTATTCAAAAAAACAAGGCGCACGCTTTACATATAATACTGCAGTAGTAGGGCTTATTGTTTCTAATGATAGACATAAAGTATTGGGAGTTGTTACGGAAGATCATTCGCGTAAACTGAAATATTTAAAGGCAAGACGAGGAGTGATCCTTGCCACAGCTTCTATTGATCAGAATCTTGAACTAGCTAAAGATTTAAGTCCCCAACATTATGAAGATGTGAAAGCACATCATTGCTGGTCTGTCCAGACAGATAGAGGTGATGGAATTATTATGGGAATGTCTTTAGGTGCTGCTGTTACTGGTTTTGGCGGAACAATTGATTTTGATGCTAGAACTGGAAATGGGACAGATGACCGATTACCAACTATTCCGTCAATTTTTGTAAATGGTAAAGGTTTAAGATTTGTTAATGAAGACTCAACATATGCATATGGATTTAGAGCAATTTTCAATCAAGAAAAGCAACTTAATAAGCCTACTTATCAAATTTTTGGACAAACATCAATTTCTGAAAAAGCTTCTCCATGGAGTGCTGAATCATTAGATAAAGATGTAAAAAATGGTTTAGTAATTAAAGCATCTTCTCTTAAGGAATTAGCATCTTTAATTGATATACCAGTAATTAATTTAGTAAATAGTGTAAATACATGGAATAAAAATGCAGCAAAAGGTATTGATCCAGAATATGACAGAACGATGGGAGTAAAGCCATTTTCAGGTCCGTATTATGCATATAAGAATACTCCTGGAAATCTTGGAGCAATAGGTGGTTTAAAGATTAACAAGAAATGTAATGTTCTTGATATTTATCAGCAACCAATTACTGGTTTGTATGCAGCAGGATTAAATGCAGGTGGCTGGATTGGATCGTATTATCCTGGCTCTGGTACAGCTGTTGGTGGTGTTATTCACCAAGGCAGACGTGCTGCAAAATCAATTCTGGGATTAGAATAAAGACTAAAGATAAACTAAACGGATATGGTTTTAGATCATACCCGTTTTTGTATGCGTAGATATAAATTTAGACTATAATTATATATGTAAGCGCTAATATATAGGAGGTAAATTCGATGACACAATTTGAAAACAATAATTTTGGGGACGTATTACTTAATCGTCATTCAGTTCGTCACTTTGATAAGGATGTAAAAATTCCTCGTGAAGAGCTTAGAGAAATGATCAAAGAAACAATTACTGCACCATCTGCATGTAATTTGCAAGCTTGGCAGTTCATCGTAGTTGATACTGATGAGGGTAAAAAGAAATTGCATGAATTCTACATGCCATTCAATAATCCGCAAATTGATACTTCAAGTGCAATTATTCAAATCTTTGGCAATACTTTAGCATTTAAGAAGTATCGTGCCTTATGGGATCATATGTATGAAGAAAAGAGAATTTCTAAGGAAGAATTAGATAAGGTTTACAATACTTTCTTACCATTGTACGAACATGCGGATAAGACAATGCTTACAGCTGATGCAATGGTTGATTCTTCGCTCGCTGCCATGCAATTGATGCTAGTTGCTCGTGCACACGGTTATGAAACAAATGCAATGGCTGGTTATGATGCTAAAAAAGCTGCCAGTGTAATGGGACTTGATCCAGAACAATATGTTCCAGTGATGGGTATTGCGATTGGTAAGCCAGACGCAAGTGCAGAAGAGTTGAAGTCAGTTAGATATCCTGTTGATGATGTTTTGAAATTTGAATAGACGAGAGAAGCGGTATTGAAAAATATCGCTTTTTATTTTGCTAAGTTTTTAAGAGAGGTTGACTGCAGCAAGGCTCTTAAGTTTAAGTAAATTTTATCAGTAAGCATTTGTCAGTTTCTTAATTCCGTTTTATAATCATAGAAAAAGAAAAGGATGATTAACGATGGGACTAACTTTTAACAATCCTAACAACTTACAACAAATGCTTGATAAATTTGCGACTGTTCCAGATCCCAAAAAGACGCCGAAAAGACCAGGTGAAGGTCTTGATAAGCCTAAAAAGAATGGTGGTCAAACTCCAAATGTCATTAATGAGGAGAAGGAACCTGAAGTAAAGAGTAAAAAGAAGAAAGATAAGAAGTAAAGTTAAATCCACTAAAGCAGGTTGTTTTAGTGGACTTTTTTAATCTTTTTATATGTAACCGCTTTACAAGAAGC is a window encoding:
- a CDS encoding nitroreductase family protein; amino-acid sequence: MTQFENNNFGDVLLNRHSVRHFDKDVKIPREELREMIKETITAPSACNLQAWQFIVVDTDEGKKKLHEFYMPFNNPQIDTSSAIIQIFGNTLAFKKYRALWDHMYEEKRISKEELDKVYNTFLPLYEHADKTMLTADAMVDSSLAAMQLMLVARAHGYETNAMAGYDAKKAASVMGLDPEQYVPVMGIAIGKPDASAEELKSVRYPVDDVLKFE
- a CDS encoding SPJ_0845 family protein is translated as MGLTFNNPNNLQQMLDKFATVPDPKKTPKRPGEGLDKPKKNGGQTPNVINEEKEPEVKSKKKKDKK
- a CDS encoding FAD-dependent oxidoreductase, whose translation is MVQFSAREKGFHNEIEAVIDVDKDNEKLKKVWAKDIAENTIGAVGIRKWLKEANQKGSVEVDAISGASISTGAFRKAAIKAANEAGLIKLNTDAITGASQNGSHSEFNGIPKPANFPLINKLTTEKEIVKYDDTYDIVVVGAGGAGLSAAATAAENNASVMVIEKQGIAGGTTNYSGGVIQAAGDKWQKKYTKYQNDTPENHEKEYMKAGEGRVYQELVHDFTQNSSKNIEWLSKMGIKWTSVYGHTEIPYAKKNFADRIHVYEGGGAGGNGIILTQALLNYSKKQGARFTYNTAVVGLIVSNDRHKVLGVVTEDHSRKLKYLKARRGVILATASIDQNLELAKDLSPQHYEDVKAHHCWSVQTDRGDGIIMGMSLGAAVTGFGGTIDFDARTGNGTDDRLPTIPSIFVNGKGLRFVNEDSTYAYGFRAIFNQEKQLNKPTYQIFGQTSISEKASPWSAESLDKDVKNGLVIKASSLKELASLIDIPVINLVNSVNTWNKNAAKGIDPEYDRTMGVKPFSGPYYAYKNTPGNLGAIGGLKINKKCNVLDIYQQPITGLYAAGLNAGGWIGSYYPGSGTAVGGVIHQGRRAAKSILGLE